The following coding sequences lie in one Mycobacterium gordonae genomic window:
- a CDS encoding tetratricopeptide repeat protein gives MTPEQRYFDLGSYHRRVETVAPQAQLWFDRGLVWAYAFNHEEAVRCFERALQHDPDLAIARWGIAYSVGPNYNKAWEAFDPVELESSLSRARAELANASQGRASAVERGLVTALQARFPSHDLDAGRLAYADAMAALAAAHPDDIDVQALAADALVNVTAWALWDTTTGAPAEGSRVREARRILEHALARPQGRTHPGILHLYLHTMEMSPTPEVALPAADLLRGLVPDAGHLQHMPSHIDVLCGDYRSAVLANSAAVQADRHFVEREGPLNFYSLYRAHDLHFIVYSAMFQGQSQIALGAADELAAQLTPELLRIQSPPMADWLEAFVPLRTHVLVRFGRWDELIAQPLPDDPDLYCTTATTVHYGRGVAFAATGQLSRAHAERAAFADAYARIPESRYVFNNTSRDILKVAEALLDGEIAYREGSFDEAFEHLRRAVQLDDGLPYDEPWGWMQPTRHAYGALLLEQGRVEEAAAVYAADLGLDPTLARCCQHPGNVWSLHGYHECLRRLGRSSEATIVGRQLGLAAARADVRIQASCACRLDVVSCCDD, from the coding sequence GTGACCCCCGAGCAGCGGTACTTCGACCTCGGCAGCTACCACCGCCGGGTCGAGACCGTCGCTCCGCAGGCACAGCTCTGGTTCGACCGCGGCCTGGTGTGGGCCTATGCCTTCAACCACGAGGAGGCGGTCCGCTGCTTCGAGCGCGCCTTGCAACACGATCCCGATCTGGCCATCGCACGGTGGGGGATCGCCTATTCGGTCGGGCCCAACTACAACAAGGCTTGGGAAGCCTTCGACCCGGTTGAGCTGGAGTCTTCCCTGTCGCGTGCCCGTGCGGAACTCGCGAATGCCAGTCAGGGCCGCGCCAGTGCCGTCGAACGCGGGTTGGTCACCGCTTTGCAAGCCCGCTTCCCGTCCCACGACCTCGACGCAGGGCGCCTTGCCTACGCCGATGCGATGGCGGCGCTGGCCGCGGCCCATCCCGACGACATCGACGTGCAAGCCCTGGCCGCCGACGCGCTGGTCAATGTCACGGCCTGGGCGCTGTGGGACACCACCACCGGCGCGCCCGCCGAGGGCTCGCGCGTGCGGGAAGCCCGGCGGATCCTCGAGCACGCGCTGGCCCGCCCGCAGGGGCGTACCCACCCGGGCATCCTTCATCTCTACCTGCACACCATGGAAATGTCGCCGACGCCCGAGGTGGCCCTACCGGCGGCGGACCTGCTGCGTGGCCTGGTTCCCGACGCGGGTCACCTGCAGCACATGCCGAGCCACATCGACGTATTGTGCGGCGACTACCGCAGCGCGGTCTTGGCGAATAGTGCTGCGGTACAGGCAGATCGGCATTTCGTTGAGCGCGAGGGTCCACTGAATTTCTACTCGCTTTACCGTGCGCACGACCTGCACTTCATCGTGTACTCGGCGATGTTTCAAGGCCAGTCGCAGATCGCGTTGGGTGCCGCCGACGAGCTGGCCGCGCAGCTGACGCCTGAGTTGTTGCGGATCCAGTCTCCGCCGATGGCCGACTGGCTGGAGGCGTTCGTTCCGTTGCGAACCCACGTGCTGGTGCGATTCGGTCGGTGGGACGAACTGATTGCTCAACCACTGCCGGATGACCCAGACCTCTACTGCACCACCGCGACGACCGTGCACTACGGGCGCGGTGTCGCGTTTGCGGCCACCGGGCAGCTCTCCCGGGCGCACGCCGAGCGCGCCGCCTTCGCCGACGCCTATGCGCGGATCCCGGAATCTCGGTACGTGTTCAACAACACCAGCCGTGACATTCTCAAGGTCGCCGAAGCCCTGCTCGATGGTGAAATCGCCTACCGCGAAGGATCTTTCGACGAAGCCTTCGAACATCTGCGACGCGCAGTGCAGCTCGACGACGGGTTGCCCTACGACGAGCCGTGGGGCTGGATGCAACCCACCCGGCATGCCTACGGAGCGCTGCTGCTAGAGCAGGGCCGCGTCGAAGAGGCCGCCGCGGTGTACGCCGCCGACCTCGGTCTGGACCCGACGCTGGCGCGGTGTTGCCAGCACCCGGGCAACGTATGGAGCCTGCATGGCTATCACGAGTGTCTGCGACGGCTCGGGCGTTCCTCCGAGGCGACCATCGTCGGCCGGCAGCTCGGCCTGGCCGCCGCGCGTGCCGATGTGCGGATTCAGGCGTCCTGTGCGTGCCGACTCGACGTCGTGTCCTGCTGCGACGACTGA
- a CDS encoding MmpS family transport accessory protein: MAKLVRNAWLPLLIVAVVAIGGFTVHRVKSFFTAENADTLTSPKVDDSKPFKPKVVKYEIFGSAARANVNYLDLSAEPRRLDDAPLPWTLVLSTTAPSVFPNISAQSDGDYLGCRITVDDEVKDEKISNGVHALTSCLVKSA; the protein is encoded by the coding sequence ATGGCGAAGTTGGTGCGGAACGCCTGGTTGCCGCTGTTGATCGTGGCCGTCGTGGCGATCGGCGGATTCACCGTGCACCGGGTCAAGTCATTCTTCACCGCGGAGAACGCGGACACGTTGACCAGCCCGAAGGTCGACGACTCGAAACCGTTCAAGCCCAAGGTCGTCAAGTACGAGATCTTCGGGTCGGCGGCCCGCGCCAACGTGAACTACCTGGACCTCAGTGCGGAGCCACGTCGCCTCGACGACGCGCCGCTGCCCTGGACCCTGGTCTTGAGCACCACCGCCCCCTCAGTGTTTCCCAACATCTCGGCGCAGAGCGACGGCGACTACCTCGGCTGCCGCATCACCGTCGACGACGAAGTCAAGGACGAGAAAATTTCCAACGGCGTGCACGCACTGACCTCCTGCCTGGTGAAATCAGCATGA
- a CDS encoding TetR family transcriptional regulator: MANHMGLRERRRRQTSADIRGAAVRLAQARGWDKVTIEEICVQAGISTRTFFNYFPNKEAAIAYGPSDLPAELADEFVAAGPAPYSVVLADLITLAAHHLRDMPPQREQAVCMLDLAQTTPAVLAAFLAELERFQSQLTEIVAKRQGMPPDDEIPALISALALTAVRSGIERWSSGKPEDADDTPMPYVERAAALVNSIFTK, encoded by the coding sequence ATGGCGAATCACATGGGCCTGCGCGAGCGTCGTCGCCGCCAGACCAGCGCGGACATCCGCGGAGCCGCCGTGCGCCTGGCGCAGGCACGGGGTTGGGACAAGGTCACCATCGAGGAGATCTGCGTTCAGGCGGGCATCTCGACCCGCACGTTCTTCAACTACTTCCCGAACAAGGAGGCGGCCATCGCCTATGGCCCCTCCGATCTGCCGGCCGAACTGGCCGATGAGTTCGTCGCCGCCGGCCCCGCGCCTTACTCGGTGGTCCTGGCGGATCTGATCACGCTGGCCGCGCACCATCTACGCGACATGCCCCCGCAACGCGAGCAGGCCGTGTGCATGCTCGACCTGGCCCAAACCACGCCCGCCGTGCTGGCGGCTTTCCTCGCCGAGCTGGAGCGATTTCAGAGCCAGCTCACCGAGATCGTCGCCAAACGCCAAGGCATGCCGCCCGACGACGAGATCCCGGCACTTATCTCCGCCTTGGCGTTGACGGCCGTGCGTTCGGGAATCGAGCGCTGGTCCAGCGGCAAACCCGAGGACGCCGACGACACGCCGATGCCCTACGTCGAGCGGGCCGCCGCCCTGGTCAACAGCATCTTCACCAAGTGA
- the hchA gene encoding glyoxalase III HchA yields MPTDADQLSKDPTPDSAEDNAFFPSPYSLSEYTQPKTDFDGVQHPKAYTGGRWKVLMIAAEERYVLLENGTMFSTGNHPVETLLPLHHLIETGFEVDVATVAGYPVKLELWAMPSEDEAVLGTYEALKPKLKRPLKLSDVVADALGPDSDYLAVFIPGGHGAMVGLPESLAVGQTLGWALKNDKFIVTLCHGPAALLAAAQDNQESPFKDYSVCVFPDALDAGANIEIGYLPGRLTWLVAEELGKQGLRICNDDMTGKTHQDRKLITGDSPLAANELGRIAADALLEAVR; encoded by the coding sequence ATGCCTACCGATGCCGACCAGCTGAGTAAAGACCCCACACCCGACAGCGCCGAGGATAATGCGTTCTTTCCCTCGCCCTATTCGTTGAGTGAGTACACCCAACCGAAGACCGATTTCGACGGCGTGCAGCACCCGAAGGCCTACACCGGCGGGCGGTGGAAGGTGCTGATGATCGCGGCCGAAGAGCGCTACGTGCTGTTGGAGAACGGCACGATGTTCTCCACCGGCAACCATCCCGTCGAGACACTGCTGCCGCTGCATCACCTGATCGAGACGGGTTTCGAGGTCGACGTCGCGACGGTCGCCGGTTATCCGGTCAAGTTGGAGTTGTGGGCGATGCCGAGCGAGGACGAGGCCGTGCTGGGCACCTACGAAGCGCTTAAGCCGAAGCTGAAGCGGCCCCTGAAACTGTCCGATGTGGTTGCAGATGCGCTCGGTCCGGATTCGGACTACCTCGCCGTGTTCATCCCCGGTGGTCACGGCGCGATGGTCGGCCTGCCCGAGAGTCTCGCGGTGGGCCAGACGCTGGGGTGGGCGCTGAAGAACGACAAGTTCATCGTCACGTTGTGTCACGGCCCCGCCGCATTGCTGGCGGCCGCGCAGGACAACCAGGAATCGCCCTTCAAGGATTACTCGGTATGTGTTTTCCCCGATGCGCTCGACGCCGGTGCGAACATCGAAATCGGTTACCTGCCAGGACGATTGACATGGCTCGTCGCGGAGGAGTTGGGCAAGCAGGGGCTGCGTATCTGCAACGACGACATGACCGGCAAGACGCACCAAGACCGAAAGCTCATTACTGGTGACAGCCCGCTGGCCGCGAACGAGCTCGGCCGCATCGCCGCCGATGCTCTGCTGGAAGCGGTTCGGTGA
- a CDS encoding AAA family ATPase, whose product MLQTIAVRGYRSLRDIVLPVGPLSVVTGANGTGKSSVYRALRLLADCGRGEVIGSLAREGGLESVLWAGPEQLGGARKQGKAQGTARTRPLSLELGFAADDFGYLVDLGIPQMAGYRSAFSRDPEIKREAIFAGPILRRATTLVRRTRDFAEVSGDSGFDELCRTLPAYRSVLTEYAHPQALPELAAVRERLRGWRFYDGFRVDAAAPARQPQVGTRTPVLSDDGSDLAAAIQTIIEAGFDDLSRIVADAFDGATLDVDVSNGLFDLQLQQRGMLRPLRAAELSDGTLRFLLWAAALLSPQPPSLMVLNEPETSLHPSLVGPLAALIRVAAEHTQVVVVTHSDSLRELLDGATEIELYKDFGETRITGQSLLTTPPWDWGKR is encoded by the coding sequence ATGCTGCAGACGATCGCCGTACGCGGCTACCGCTCGCTGCGCGACATCGTGCTGCCCGTGGGCCCGCTGTCCGTGGTCACCGGGGCCAACGGCACCGGCAAGTCGTCGGTCTATCGCGCACTGCGCCTGCTGGCCGATTGCGGGCGCGGCGAAGTCATCGGGTCGCTGGCCCGGGAGGGTGGGCTGGAGTCGGTGCTATGGGCCGGTCCGGAGCAATTGGGCGGAGCCCGCAAACAGGGAAAAGCCCAGGGCACCGCCCGTACCCGTCCTCTGTCGCTCGAACTCGGTTTCGCCGCAGACGATTTCGGCTATCTTGTCGATCTAGGGATACCGCAGATGGCCGGTTACCGCTCCGCCTTCTCCCGCGACCCGGAGATCAAGCGGGAGGCGATTTTCGCCGGTCCGATCCTGCGGCGCGCCACCACCCTGGTGCGCCGAACGCGCGACTTCGCGGAAGTCAGCGGCGATTCCGGATTCGACGAGCTGTGCCGGACGCTACCGGCCTACCGCAGTGTGCTCACGGAATACGCTCACCCACAAGCACTCCCAGAACTCGCGGCCGTGCGCGAACGACTCCGCGGTTGGCGGTTCTATGACGGCTTCCGGGTCGATGCCGCTGCGCCGGCCCGGCAACCGCAAGTGGGCACCCGCACTCCCGTCCTCTCCGACGACGGCAGCGACCTGGCTGCGGCCATTCAGACGATCATCGAGGCAGGATTCGACGATCTGAGCCGGATCGTCGCCGACGCGTTCGACGGCGCCACCCTCGACGTCGACGTCAGCAATGGCCTTTTCGATCTCCAACTACAGCAGCGTGGCATGCTCCGCCCGCTACGCGCGGCCGAATTGTCTGACGGCACACTGCGATTCCTCTTATGGGCCGCAGCGCTGCTCAGCCCGCAACCGCCCTCGTTGATGGTGCTCAACGAACCGGAGACCTCGCTGCACCCCAGCCTCGTCGGCCCGTTGGCGGCGCTGATCCGGGTCGCCGCCGAGCACACCCAGGTTGTGGTGGTGACCCATTCGGATTCGCTGCGAGAGCTCCTCGACGGCGCGACGGAGATCGAGCTGTACAAGGATTTCGGCGAGACGCGAATCACCGGACAGAGTTTGCTGACGACGCCGCCGTGGGACTGGGGCAAACGTTGA
- a CDS encoding molybdopterin-containing oxidoreductase family protein, producing MGQPAGDAQTVFTFCRYCLASCGIEVHVEGNRVIKISADKHNPHSWRDFCAKGRNAAELVEHPRRIVSPMRRVGDRYVQSTWDEAMSDIAARMTALIEADGPDAVGAYYGNPAGYSASNLMFLNGWLDALGTQNRYAVGSVDQNAVHFVAEAMYGSSIMVPVSDIDHCDYFLLVGANPAVSAWNWLESAPGGWQRALTRQRRGARIVVVDPLRTESADKADIHIAVRPGQDWALLLAMVKVIIDEGLEHRTDCAHLTTGMTALRELVAEAQLDDLARRCDVPRRQIEITARDFATAPAAMVVTRTGVSLHLTGTVGEWLGQVLNVITGRMDRPGGRRFEPGYLDALKLAGAIKPSDHRSRVTGRPMVAGAHALSELPAQITTPGPGQIRALLIDAGNPVVSGPHGSALDQALSQLDLLVVIDMVQRESHRHAHWLLPSVHWLERDDLLALTSNLHDEPYVHYGRRAVEPPEGSREAWRIFVDLTVAMDRPLFGVKGVNAFIRTSRRLARVTRRPALEFSPRWINRLLIAMSRKVNGHKLKWRDVVASEHGMVLGPREYGHFARALRTPDKRVHIAPAALVARARELLAAPPPEAPDGYPFQLGNRRHRHSMNSFLNDLPGLHPGGKGSAVLIHPADAADRGIGEGDQVRVHSPVGAVQVRASLSDRPRRGLLIMAHGWGSRVFDPRGAAAPHVFGVNRNLLIDGEPVDPLSQTPALSSSYVAVELVSADTPTDMTESRHPSGPVRQA from the coding sequence ATGGGACAACCCGCGGGGGACGCTCAGACGGTGTTCACCTTCTGCCGCTACTGTCTGGCATCCTGCGGTATCGAGGTCCACGTCGAGGGCAACCGAGTGATCAAGATCTCGGCTGACAAGCATAACCCGCACAGTTGGCGTGACTTCTGCGCGAAGGGCCGCAATGCCGCCGAACTGGTCGAACATCCGCGCCGGATTGTGTCTCCGATGCGGCGGGTGGGCGATCGCTATGTCCAATCGACCTGGGACGAGGCGATGTCGGACATCGCCGCGCGGATGACGGCGTTGATCGAGGCCGACGGGCCCGATGCCGTTGGGGCCTACTACGGCAATCCGGCCGGATACTCGGCGTCCAATCTCATGTTCCTGAACGGTTGGCTGGATGCTTTGGGCACCCAGAACCGTTACGCGGTGGGATCGGTGGACCAGAATGCGGTGCACTTCGTCGCGGAGGCGATGTACGGGTCGTCGATCATGGTGCCCGTCTCCGACATCGACCACTGCGACTACTTCCTCCTGGTCGGCGCCAATCCAGCGGTGAGCGCCTGGAACTGGCTGGAAAGCGCACCCGGCGGGTGGCAGCGCGCACTGACGCGGCAGCGGCGGGGCGCCAGGATCGTCGTGGTCGATCCGCTGCGCACCGAATCCGCCGACAAAGCCGACATCCATATCGCGGTGCGCCCGGGCCAGGACTGGGCACTGCTGCTGGCGATGGTCAAGGTCATCATCGACGAAGGCCTCGAACACCGAACGGATTGCGCGCACTTGACTACCGGGATGACGGCACTTCGGGAGCTAGTCGCCGAAGCCCAGCTGGACGACCTGGCCCGCCGATGTGATGTACCCCGCCGGCAGATCGAAATCACCGCGAGGGACTTCGCCACCGCGCCAGCCGCCATGGTGGTGACGCGGACCGGAGTCTCGCTGCACCTGACCGGAACGGTAGGCGAATGGCTCGGCCAGGTGCTCAATGTCATCACCGGACGCATGGACCGCCCTGGCGGCCGGCGCTTCGAACCCGGCTATCTGGACGCGTTGAAGCTGGCGGGCGCCATCAAGCCGTCCGATCACCGCAGCCGGGTCACCGGCCGCCCGATGGTGGCCGGCGCCCATGCGTTGAGCGAGCTGCCTGCCCAGATCACCACACCCGGCCCCGGACAGATTCGCGCTCTGCTCATCGATGCCGGCAACCCCGTGGTGTCGGGTCCGCACGGTTCCGCCCTCGATCAGGCCCTGTCACAGCTCGACCTGCTGGTGGTCATCGACATGGTGCAGCGCGAAAGCCACCGCCATGCGCACTGGTTGCTCCCCAGCGTGCACTGGCTGGAACGCGACGACCTGCTCGCGCTGACCAGCAATCTGCACGACGAGCCGTACGTGCACTACGGCCGGCGCGCCGTCGAACCGCCCGAGGGATCGCGCGAGGCATGGCGGATATTCGTCGACCTGACCGTTGCCATGGATCGGCCGCTGTTCGGGGTGAAGGGCGTCAACGCGTTCATCAGGACCAGTCGCCGGCTGGCCCGCGTCACCCGACGCCCGGCACTGGAATTCTCCCCGCGCTGGATCAACCGGCTGCTGATCGCGATGTCACGAAAAGTCAACGGCCACAAGCTCAAATGGCGTGACGTGGTGGCCAGCGAGCACGGCATGGTGCTGGGCCCCCGGGAATACGGCCACTTCGCCCGCGCGCTGCGCACCCCCGACAAGCGGGTGCACATCGCGCCCGCGGCCCTGGTCGCCCGCGCCCGCGAGCTGCTCGCCGCACCGCCACCCGAGGCACCTGACGGCTACCCGTTCCAGCTCGGCAACCGCCGCCACCGGCATTCGATGAACTCGTTTCTGAACGACCTGCCGGGCCTGCACCCCGGCGGGAAGGGCAGCGCCGTGCTCATCCACCCTGCCGACGCGGCCGATCGCGGCATCGGCGAGGGCGACCAGGTGCGGGTGCACTCCCCCGTCGGCGCGGTGCAGGTGCGGGCTTCGCTGAGCGACCGGCCCCGGCGCGGGCTCCTCATCATGGCTCACGGCTGGGGGTCGCGGGTCTTCGACCCGCGGGGCGCGGCGGCACCACACGTCTTCGGAGTGAACCGCAACCTGCTGATCGACGGCGAACCCGTGGATCCGCTATCCCAGACTCCGGCGCTGAGTTCCAGCTACGTGGCGGTCGAGCTGGTCTCCGCGGACACCCCGACCGACATGACCGAGAGCCGACACCCGTCCGGTCCGGTCCGCCAGGCGTGA
- a CDS encoding cupin domain-containing protein has product MTEESARNFVSLPDGTQGPLSAPGGRLLITGIDAAGRSCAAQDGPVTLNGFPGYEGILFAVLYATPSAPAISPGGRAADALDLGVPPSSVNWKLIDYGPGVAFSMHHTDTVDLDLVLSGSVELVLGDGAHPLQVGDAAVVTGVDHAWRTGPDGCRLSVMSVGVSAETSSTAT; this is encoded by the coding sequence ATGACAGAGGAGTCAGCGCGCAATTTCGTCTCGCTGCCGGACGGGACGCAAGGCCCACTCTCCGCCCCCGGTGGACGGCTGCTGATCACCGGCATCGACGCCGCCGGCCGGTCGTGCGCGGCGCAGGACGGCCCGGTCACGCTGAATGGTTTTCCGGGGTACGAGGGCATCCTGTTCGCCGTGCTCTACGCGACGCCGTCTGCCCCCGCGATCTCCCCCGGGGGGCGGGCCGCCGACGCGCTCGACCTCGGGGTCCCGCCCAGCTCCGTCAACTGGAAGTTGATCGATTACGGCCCAGGCGTAGCGTTTTCGATGCACCACACCGACACCGTGGATCTCGACCTCGTGTTGTCCGGATCAGTCGAACTGGTCCTGGGCGACGGGGCGCATCCGTTGCAGGTCGGCGACGCGGCCGTCGTCACCGGCGTCGATCACGCCTGGCGGACCGGACCGGACGGGTGTCGGCTCTCGGTCATGTCGGTCGGGGTGTCCGCGGAGACCAGCTCGACCGCCACGTAG
- a CDS encoding MMPL/RND family transporter — MSTALEDRRPDNTDTAPIPRHAARPAIPRFLRKFAVPVIIGWIALIAVLNTVVPQLDEVGKMRSVSMSPDDAQSVIATKRVGEVFKEYKSNSSVMIVLEGQNALGADAHAYYDQIVRKLEADKQHVEHVQDFWSDPLTGAGAQSSDGKAAYVQVYLVGNMGETKANDSVEAVQHIVDSVKPPNGVKAYVTGPSALEADQHLAGDRSLQLITAATFVVIIAMLLMVYRSIVTVLLTLGMVVFELAAARGVVAFLGYHQIIGLSTFATNLLVTLAIAAATDYAIFLIGRYQEARAVGESREDAYYTMFHGTAHVVLGSGMTIAGATFCLHFTNLPYFQTLGVPLAIGMVVVVLAALTLGPAVIAVASRFRQTLEPKRAQRIRGWRKIGAAVVRWPGPILVMTIGIALVGLLTLPGYRTNYNDRNYLPADLPANAGYAAADRHFSKARMNPELLMIESDHDLRNSADFLVIDKIAKAIFRVPGISRVQAITRPEGKPIEHTSIPFQISMQGVSQEMTQKYQEDQIADMLKQSDEMQTTINSMEQMQSITTQMAADMHVMVGKMHAMTIDVAELRDHMADFEDFFRPIRSYFYWEKHCYDIPVCFSLRSVFDALDGVDTMTDDIQSLMPVMDHLDTLMPKMVALMPEMIQNMKNMKTMMLTMYSTQKGLLEQQQRAQRDSSAMGRAFDASRNDDSFYLPPETFDNPEFKKGMKNFISPDGHAVRFIVSHDGDPMSAEGISHIDAIKKATYEALKGTPMEGSKILLGGTAATFKDMQEGSNYDLLIAGIASMCLIFIIMLILTRSVVASAVIVGTVLLSLGASFGLSVLIWQHLIGIELHWMVLAMSVIILLAVGADYNLLLVSRFKEEIHAGLNTGIIRAMGGTGSVVTSAGLVFAFTMMTMAVSELIVIGQVGTTIGLGLLFDTLVVRSLMTPSIAALLGKWFWWPQRVRQRPKPSPWPKPSEDAAKTDTLTTA, encoded by the coding sequence ATGAGCACCGCGCTCGAAGACAGACGGCCGGACAACACCGACACCGCTCCTATCCCCCGACACGCGGCGCGTCCTGCGATTCCGCGCTTCCTGCGGAAATTCGCGGTGCCCGTCATCATCGGCTGGATCGCGCTGATCGCCGTCCTTAACACGGTGGTCCCGCAGCTCGACGAGGTCGGCAAGATGCGCTCTGTCTCGATGAGCCCGGATGACGCGCAGTCAGTGATCGCGACCAAGCGGGTCGGCGAGGTGTTCAAGGAGTACAAGTCCAACAGCTCGGTGATGATCGTGCTGGAGGGCCAAAACGCGCTCGGCGCCGACGCACACGCGTATTACGACCAGATAGTCCGCAAGCTCGAGGCGGACAAACAGCATGTCGAGCACGTCCAGGACTTCTGGAGCGACCCGCTTACCGGGGCCGGCGCCCAGAGCAGCGACGGCAAGGCCGCCTACGTGCAGGTCTATCTCGTCGGGAACATGGGTGAGACCAAGGCCAACGACTCGGTCGAGGCTGTCCAGCACATCGTCGACAGCGTCAAGCCGCCCAATGGGGTCAAGGCGTACGTCACCGGTCCCTCGGCCCTGGAAGCCGACCAACACCTGGCCGGTGATCGCAGTTTGCAACTGATTACGGCGGCGACCTTCGTCGTGATCATCGCGATGCTGCTGATGGTCTACCGGTCGATCGTCACGGTGCTGCTCACCCTCGGCATGGTGGTTTTCGAGCTGGCCGCCGCCCGAGGCGTGGTGGCCTTCCTCGGCTACCACCAAATCATCGGACTCTCCACGTTCGCCACAAACCTGTTGGTCACGTTGGCCATCGCGGCCGCGACCGACTACGCGATCTTCCTCATCGGTCGATATCAGGAAGCCAGGGCGGTCGGCGAATCGCGCGAAGACGCGTACTACACCATGTTCCACGGCACGGCGCACGTCGTGCTGGGGTCGGGCATGACCATCGCCGGCGCCACCTTCTGCCTGCACTTCACCAACCTGCCCTACTTCCAGACCCTCGGCGTCCCGCTGGCCATCGGCATGGTCGTGGTGGTCCTCGCCGCCCTGACTCTCGGGCCCGCGGTCATCGCGGTGGCCTCGCGCTTCCGCCAGACTCTGGAACCCAAGCGCGCCCAGCGAATTCGCGGCTGGCGCAAGATCGGCGCCGCCGTCGTGCGCTGGCCCGGCCCGATTCTGGTGATGACGATCGGGATCGCGCTGGTCGGCCTGCTGACGCTACCGGGGTACCGGACCAACTACAACGACCGCAACTACCTGCCCGCGGACCTGCCGGCCAACGCCGGCTATGCGGCCGCCGACCGGCATTTCTCGAAGGCCCGGATGAATCCCGAGTTGCTGATGATCGAAAGCGATCACGACCTGCGCAACTCCGCCGACTTCCTGGTCATCGACAAGATCGCGAAGGCGATCTTCCGGGTGCCCGGAATCAGTCGGGTGCAAGCCATCACCCGTCCCGAGGGCAAGCCGATCGAGCACACCTCGATCCCGTTCCAGATCAGCATGCAGGGCGTCTCCCAGGAGATGACCCAGAAGTATCAAGAAGACCAGATCGCCGACATGCTCAAGCAATCCGACGAGATGCAGACGACCATCAACAGCATGGAGCAGATGCAGAGCATCACCACGCAGATGGCCGCCGACATGCACGTGATGGTCGGCAAGATGCATGCGATGACCATCGACGTCGCCGAACTACGCGACCACATGGCCGATTTCGAAGACTTCTTCCGGCCGATCCGCTCTTACTTCTATTGGGAGAAGCACTGCTACGACATTCCGGTGTGCTTCTCGTTGCGGTCGGTCTTCGATGCCCTGGACGGTGTCGACACCATGACCGACGACATCCAGAGCCTGATGCCGGTGATGGATCACCTCGACACGCTGATGCCGAAGATGGTGGCACTGATGCCCGAGATGATCCAGAACATGAAGAACATGAAGACGATGATGCTGACCATGTATTCGACCCAGAAGGGTCTGCTGGAGCAGCAACAGCGGGCGCAGCGCGATTCCTCGGCCATGGGGCGTGCGTTCGACGCGTCCAGGAACGACGACTCGTTCTACCTGCCGCCGGAGACGTTCGACAACCCCGAGTTCAAGAAGGGCATGAAGAACTTCATCTCCCCCGACGGCCACGCCGTGCGGTTCATCGTCAGCCATGACGGCGATCCGATGTCCGCAGAAGGCATTTCGCACATCGACGCGATCAAGAAAGCCACCTATGAGGCCCTGAAGGGCACCCCGATGGAGGGCTCCAAGATCCTCCTCGGCGGCACCGCGGCCACCTTCAAGGACATGCAGGAAGGCAGCAACTACGACCTGCTGATCGCCGGAATCGCCTCAATGTGCCTGATTTTCATCATCATGCTGATCCTGACCCGGAGCGTGGTGGCTTCGGCGGTGATCGTGGGCACGGTATTGCTTTCTCTCGGTGCATCTTTCGGGCTTTCGGTGCTCATCTGGCAACACCTGATAGGCATCGAACTGCACTGGATGGTGCTCGCGATGTCGGTCATCATCCTGCTGGCCGTCGGCGCGGACTACAACCTGCTGCTGGTGTCCCGGTTCAAGGAGGAGATCCACGCCGGCCTGAACACCGGCATCATCCGAGCCATGGGCGGGACCGGGTCGGTGGTCACCTCGGCGGGACTGGTGTTCGCCTTCACGATGATGACGATGGCGGTCAGCGAGCTCATCGTGATCGGCCAGGTGGGCACGACCATCGGCTTGGGTCTGCTGTTCGACACGCTGGTGGTCCGGTCACTGATGACACCGTCGATCGCCGCACTGCTGGGCAAGTGGTTCTGGTGGCCGCAACGCGTGCGGCAGCGACCGAAGCCGTCACCGTGGCCGAAGCCGAGCGAGGACGCTGCCAAAACGGATACGCTGACCACGGCCTGA